The stretch of DNA GCAACAGGTAGATACGAAATCAACCAGATGGATGCAACAGATATGGACTTCCTTTCAAACGATAAGTTTGACGGTGCTTTTTTATGCTGGGTATTGGAACATATTCCAAATCCGGTTAAAGTTCTTTCTGAGATAAGAAGGGTATTAAAACCAGGTAGTGTAGTTTATTTAACAGAGGTATTAAACTCAAGTTTCTTCCTCGACCCATACTCTCCGAATACATGGCAATATTGGATGCGCTTTAACGACTTGCAATATGACATGGGAGGCGATCCGTTTATAGGGGCTAAACTGGGAAATATGCTACAAAGTGTTGGCTACACGAACATTCAGACTACTGTAAAAACTATTCACCTGGACAATCGTCAGCCGGGCAAACGCGCCGAGATGATCACTTTCTGGGCGGATCTGTTAATGAGTGGCATGCCAAACTTAATTGAAGCAGGTTACGTAGATCAGGAAACTGCCGATAAAGTGAAAGAAGAAATGAAAGCGGTTTCTAAGAATCCAAATGCGGTTTTCTTTTACTCATTTGTGCAGGCGAAAGCGTATACGAGTTAATCTCATCCCCTGCCCTTCTCCTAAAGGAGAAGGGAGCGCTCGGAATGTATAAAGGTTTTTTTAACGCATTAATTAACCCCTTGACAACAGGATACCAAATAATATCGGTCTAAACTAACAAATCAAAAAATCGGTGTAATCACACTAGCCGGATAGTTAATCCGAATCAGTGTAATCTAAAAAATAATGAAACTCTGGGCTAAAAATACTGACGTACAAAAAGAAGTAGAACAATTTACTGTTGGTAATGATCGCGAGCTGGATATGTATCTTGCTCCGTTTGACGTGTTAGGATCTATTGCGCATATTACCATGTTAGAAAGCATTGGTTTATTGAGCAAAGACGATCTTTCTACCTTAAAAAAAGAACTTGTAAAAATTTACGGAGAAATTGAGAAAGGTGAATTTAAGATTGAGGATGGCATTGAAGATGTCCATTCTCAAGTTGAATACCTTTTAACTCAACGTATTGGTGAGGCAGGTAAAAAGATACATAGCGGACGTTCTCGTAATGATCAGGTTTTGGTGGATATCAAGCAATATCTTCGTCATGAATTAAAGCAGATTGTTTTTCTTGCAAAACAACTTTTTAATACGTTCCAGAAATTAAGCGAAGAACATAAAAAGAAGTTATTGCCAGGGTATACACATTTGCAAATTGCGATGCCTTCTTCATTTGGTTTATGGTTTGGAGCCTATGCCGAGTCGTTAGTTGACGATATGGAACTACTTTTGGCAGCTTATAAAATTGCCAACAAAAATCCGTTAGGTTCAGCAGCCGGATATGGATCATCATTTCCCCTAAACCGTACCATGACTACCAAATTATTAGGTTTCGGAGCATTAAATTACAATGTGGTTTATGCGCAGATGACCAGAGGCAAGTCGGAAAAGGTTACTTCTATGGCACTTGCGTCGGTGGCAGCAACATTATCAAAATTTGCTTATGATGTATGCTTGTACATTAGTCAGAACTTCGGGTTCATTAGTTTTCCGGATCATTTGACTACTGGCTCCAGCATTATGCCTCACAAAAAAAATCCGGATGTTTTTGAACTTATAAGGGCGAAATGTAATAAACTCCAGGGATTGCCAAATGACCTGACTTTATTGACCAATAATTTGCCATCGGGTTATTTCCGCGATATGCAAATTACCAAAGCACTGATTATTCCTGCATTTGAAGAATTAAACGATTGCTTGCAGATCTGCAATTATATGCTGCAACACATCACTTGTAAAGAAGGAATTACACGTGATGAAAAGTATAAATACATTTTTAGTGTTGAGGTGGTTAACAACCAGGTTTTAGAGGGTGTTCCATTCCGTGAGGCTTATAAAAACGTAGGATTAGCGATTGAGGACGGTAACTTTGAAGCTCCTGAAACCATTAACCACACTCACGAAGGCAGTATCGGAAACCTTTGTACGGAAGAAGTTAAAGCGGAAATGGAGAAAATTATAGCTTCTTTTGATTTTGAAAGGATAGAAAAGGCTGTAAAAGACTTGTTAAAATAATAATCACGCAAAGCCGCTAAGAAATAAATCTTTGCGGCTTTGAGTGATAGCTTAATTCGATTGTTTCACTTTACTCCCTAACCAATCCTCCCTTAGTTTTTTCATTTCTGCCGTAACCGGCTTATTTGCGTTCTCATAGGTTACTACTTCCAATCTTGGATTTTCTTTCAGCTCAACCGAAACTGTTTTCGTAATCCCTCTATGATCAAAATCGATTGTTATTTTATCACCGGGTTTGTGTCTTGCCAGCAGTTGCTGAAGATCGGCTGGAGTTTTCATTAGTTGTTCATCAATAGCGATAATGATGTCATTAATATCCAATCCAGATTCATACAATGGAGAACCAATTTGTGTTGCCGAAGCGATTTGCAATCCTACGTTTTCTATTGGTTGGAACATAACATTGCCTAACCATGCTCTTCCCGGACCTGCTTTTCTCAATAACAATCCAGCATTCCCAAGTAATTGCTCATAATTATTCTTTTCTGAAGCATAAATAAACCGGTTGAAGAAATCATCTGCAAAGACTTTATTGCCAGTAAACTGAGCTAACAGATTTTGGATATCAGCATTAACATAGGGGATTTCTGTTTTGCCATGCTTTTGCCATACCAATTGCATGAATTTATCCAGATTTAGATTTTTAAACTCAGTCCTTAAACGAAGATCCAGTGCCAACGCGGTCGCTTCGCCATAAGGATAATAGGAAACAAACATGTTTGAATAATTGGTTTCGTCGATAGCTACACCGGCATCAACGAAAACAGCCTGGTTGCTCATTGTTACTGGAGAGTATTGCTTAGCACCTGGCATTACTAAAACGCTGTTAATACAGCTATTTAGCTTCTGCGCATATTTATCCAATGAATAAAATCCGGAACGTTTAAGCAATAATATTCCGTAGTAATTGGTAAAGCCTTCTGCAAACCACAACTCATTACTCATATTAGCATGCGTAAAATCAAAGGGCTCCAGCGTTTTAGGCCTTATGCGTTCAACGTTCCATTGATGAAAGTACTCATGCGAAACGGTACTCAATAGATCTTCTTCCTTTCCTCTAAATAGTTCCTGTTCTGTGATCATTGTCGAGTTACGATGTTCCATTCCATCACCGTTAACAAACAGATTTACATTTTGAATAAAAGTATAGTTGCCAAAATCATAATCAGGAAACTCTCCAAACACCATTTGTTGTTCAGCTACCACCTTCTTAAGCATTCCGGCATAACGATCAACTTCCTGATCATTGGCAACAGCATGTAAGGCCAGCTTAATCGTTTGTTCCTTTCCATCCGGGTTTTTCACCTCCCAACTGCGCTGAAAATGGTTACTCAACTCAGTCGGACTATCCATAAAATATTGAAAATTTGGAGCGTAATAGGTGTTTTTCTCCGCTAATGGTTTTAACTGTGTTGCTACCTTCCATTTTAACTTTTCAGGTATTTCAAACTTAACTTCTATCGGATTCGCATCCTTCCCAACCACCCACATAAAAGAAGCCGGAATATTCAAGTGAGCTTGGGTCTCATCAATATCAGCATATGTTCCATCGGCATGAGTACCATATAGCGTATAGGAAATCTTAATCGTTCCCTTATGCTCTGCAACTTCATAAAGATCGCCCTGAATTCTCACCAGTTTTAGCTTTTGACCATTTGCATCAAAGGCCTGAACGTTATAAACGTTTTTTCCAAATTCATGCGTAGCATACCTTCCCGGAGAAGATCTGCTCATTCTGAATTGCACTGGACCATCTTTTAATTCACTTGCTGTTAATGAAATTTCTGCTTCATGATGTGTATAGTTTGGAAATGATACTTCATACCTGATCGGCTTTTGTGCAAATGCAACCGAACCAGACAATATTGCAAAGCTAAATGCAGTTAATAACTTATTATTCATTGATTATATGGAATGTTTATGATGCAGCGTTTTGTTTAATCACAGCTGATTAATAACTTGTATCTTTGTGTTCCTAAACTAAAAAATAAAACGAGATATTATGAAAGAAATAACCGTACAGGACCTTAAAAAGAAAATAGACAACAACGAAGATTTTCAATTGATCGATGTTAGAGAAGAATTTGAATACCAGGATGCCAATTTAGGTGGAGTACTTATTCCTCTTGGAAATATTTTGTTAGAGTCCGACAAGATCGCTAAAGATAAAGATGTTGTGGTACATTGCCGTAGCGGAAAACGTAGTGCAGCTGCTATAATGCAGTTGGAACAACAATTCGGTTTTACTAATTTATCAAACCTGCAAGGCGGTATTTTGGCTTGGGCCGCCGAGATTGACCCGAGCATGAAAGTAAGCTAATTGATATGGGGAAGAAAATTCTTTTGAACACTTTCATTACCATAATGCTATTTGTCTCTTTTTTAACGATGATATTTGCATTTGAAGCTAAAAACTGGTTAAATGTGGGTGGTGCCGCCATTGTGTTTATTGGGCTTATGATCATTAAAATCATGTATATGCGCAATGTTCATCGTGAATTTAAAAGAAAGTAATTTCGAATATATTTTTAATTAAGGGCAAATCTTTAAGGATTTGCCTTTTCTGTTTGTACCTCTCCCTAACCCTCTTCGCAAAGAAAGGGAATAGCAAGAAACAGGTTTAATAAAGGCTGAAAGTTCTTTATTTTCGTATTATGTCCACTTACACTATTTCTATTCCGACACCGCCACTTTTCAGCTTTAATGAATGTCTTTGGTTTCTTGACCGGAACTATGATGAGTGTTTGCATACAATCAATGGAAATGAAGTAAGAAAAGCTTTATTAATAAATGGACACCCCTTATTGATCAGTGCGAAGGAAACTGAAGGACATCTAGCAATAGACATTCTAAAAGGCCCAAATAATGATGTAACCGTTTCATTGTTGAAGGAATACGTTGCAGATTGGTTTGATTTGAACAATCAACTCGACCCCTTTTACGATATGCTTCAAGAACATTCAGTTTTAGCATATATGACCAAGGATTACAAAGGGTTACGATTGATGGGCATTGAAGATATGTTTGAGGCGATTTGCTGGTGTATTATCGGACAACAAATTAACCTCACTTTTGCTTATAAACTAAAAAGACGCCTGGTAGAACGCTATGGCACAACTATTTATTTTGAAGATCAGCGCTATCATCTGTTCCCTCATTATAATGTTCTTGCAACAGCCTTATTTGATGAGTTGAAAGAAATGCAATATTCAACTCAAAAGGCCAATTATATTATCAGCACAGCAAAGGCATTTGCCAATGGTGAAATAAGCAAAGAAAGGATTAAGAGTTTACCTGGTCTTGAGGAAAAGCAAAAAGCCCTTACCAATTTAAAAGGTATCGGCATCTGGACAGCCAACTATGTGCTGATGAAAACATTGAAGGAGTATACATGCATACCTCACGGAGATATCGGGCTGTTAAATGCTCTGGCCAATCATCAAATTATCACTGACCGCAAAGACATTGCAGCAATCAATCGTTTCTTTGAAGATTTCAAAGGATGGGAAAGTTATCTAACCTTTTATTTGTGGAGAAGCTTAGCCCCACAAACAATTACACAATAATCCTGAAGGTAATATTAATCCGACTTCCTATTGTTCGTGTTGTTTTGGGAATCTGATGTTCCCAATGATGTTGGGTTGCGCCGCTCATAAGCAACAAGCTACCATTGGATAATTCAACAGAGCGTGTTATGCTTTTGTCTTTATAATTTCTAAATTGAAATGTTCTGGTGGCTCCGAAACTAACAGAAGCGATCACCGGGTTTATTCCCAGCTCTTTTTCATTATCACGATGCCAACCTACACTATCCTTTCCATCACGGTATTGATTAAGTAAAGCACTGTTAAAAATTGCTCCAGAGATGGACTCTACTCTTTGCTTTATCAAAAACAGATCGTCGGTCCATTTATTAGGATGCATGGTAATTCCTGAATAGCTGTAGGTCTTGTTATCATCACCATACCATGCGGTTAAACGAGGCTGCATAACCTCGCGTCCGTAAATGGTAATTGGCTCTTGTTTCCAGTTTATTTCTTTAAGCAGATTATCAAAATAAGTGTTGCTCTCCTTAACAGTAAACAGCTGAGGGAATAATAACACTTCTCCATTAAATGGCAGAATTGGATGGTTTTCTGTATTGAATAATGATTGTTGCATTCACCTACAATTGCTGATCTGTTTTCCATTTCTTAAACTTATGGTTAAGGCAATGACCACAGGGACGATAACCATGCTGAATAGCCTCCTGTCCAGAACTAAAAAACACCCTGTTTTCTGTTTTCATTCGCTTACCCGATGCACAAGTTAAAGTTCCATATATCTTCAGTTTTTTATTCCCACCCAACATTACAACCTGATTATCTATTAACTGTTTTAGCTTTCTGTTAGCAGCAAATGTTTCCGTCCCCAGCGATAAATGAGTGATCATATCAACTTAATGCATCATGAAAGATAATTCCCAATGTATGCCGTTTGCCATCATAAACCTCGCTAACTCCATGTTTCATGTTAACCCGATAATATCCATGAGTTCCTTTTACCGGTCTGAAGTTAGTTGTAAATAATAACATATCTCCCCTTCCCGGTTGTAAAACAATTGCTTTCGATTGAGCTCTTGGAACTTGCTGAGTTAAGACAAACTCACCGCCTGAATAATCTATTCCCGGCTCATTCAAAAACAACACCAACTGAAGAGGAAAAAACAAATCTCCGTACAAATCCTGATGCAAAGTATTATGTCCTCCTTCACCGTATTTAAGTATTAAAACGGTAGGCTTTATTTGACCATTCTCATGACAAAGCTGTCGAAATTCAGCAAAAGTATTGGGATATCGCTGTTCAATTGATAATACTTGCATCCACTTATTAGCAATAACTGCCAGCTTAGGATAAACAGTTTCACGAATAGTTTGAATTAAAGCAGGCAACGGATACCTGAAATATTTATACTCTCCCAAACCAAAACGATAACGTTCCATAGTAATCGTTTTTCTGTACATAACCTCATTTGAATAATTACCGATTAACTCCTCACATTCATCTGCTGTAAGAACACGGGGTAACTGGGCAAATCCTTTTTCATTCATTTGCTCCATCACATTGTGCCAATCAATATGGCTTAACCGTTCTTTGATATTTTTCTCTGCAATCAGGTTCATAACAATTATTTGATAAACAAAGCTATCCCATTATCCTACGCCTTAAAACCCGATTCTTGCGCAATAAAACTTAGCTCCTTATTCCTTATCAATCAATAAAATACTTTCAAAATTTTCTTTATATTTAAGGGAAGCGCATTAAATCTCATCTAAAATTACACTCAACAATGAAAAAGAATCTCTTCAAAATACTGGCCTGTCTATCAGTTATCTTCATAGCTATTTCATGCAGTAGTTCTAAGAACGCAACTGTTTACAATACCAAGTGGGAACTCGATGAAGTAAATGGAGTTATCATTGATTATTTGGTTGACCCCAAACGGGACATCTATTTAACGTTTGATGAGGGTAAAAACAAATTTGGCGGTTCTACAGGATGCAACACTATTGGAGGAAATCTGTTGGTTGAGGGTAATAAATTGATTCTTTCAAGTATGATTGCCACTAAAATGGCTTGCAAAAATATGCGGGCCGAGCAGTTATACCTAAGTTTGCTAGAATCTGTAGATAATTACAAATTAAAAGGTTCACGCTTAATTTTATATCAGGGCGATAAAGAAATTGCTTCATACAGGCGAAGCAAAGAGGCTGCTCCACCAGTGGCGGCTAATTGATTACAGGAGTGCTAAACCTTTATAACAGTGGCATGCAAATGATAAAATGCAAAGACCGGAACAATTACCAAGAGATAACTAAACAAAATAGGCCGAGCTTGATGTTCGGCCTATTTTGTTAATAATTGTTCCCTTATTTTGAACAACAATTCACAATAAAAACCTTTACTAACCCAAATTATAAATACTGTTTGTTGT from Solitalea canadensis DSM 3403 encodes:
- a CDS encoding class I SAM-dependent methyltransferase, translated to MLKEKYLHGFSKTEQERLMRQARFLENYVYADIDLSSVDNILEVGSGVGAQTEILLRRFPNAQLSCIDFSESQIATAKQFLSDNPVATGRYEINQMDATDMDFLSNDKFDGAFLCWVLEHIPNPVKVLSEIRRVLKPGSVVYLTEVLNSSFFLDPYSPNTWQYWMRFNDLQYDMGGDPFIGAKLGNMLQSVGYTNIQTTVKTIHLDNRQPGKRAEMITFWADLLMSGMPNLIEAGYVDQETADKVKEEMKAVSKNPNAVFFYSFVQAKAYTS
- the argH gene encoding argininosuccinate lyase, giving the protein MKLWAKNTDVQKEVEQFTVGNDRELDMYLAPFDVLGSIAHITMLESIGLLSKDDLSTLKKELVKIYGEIEKGEFKIEDGIEDVHSQVEYLLTQRIGEAGKKIHSGRSRNDQVLVDIKQYLRHELKQIVFLAKQLFNTFQKLSEEHKKKLLPGYTHLQIAMPSSFGLWFGAYAESLVDDMELLLAAYKIANKNPLGSAAGYGSSFPLNRTMTTKLLGFGALNYNVVYAQMTRGKSEKVTSMALASVAATLSKFAYDVCLYISQNFGFISFPDHLTTGSSIMPHKKNPDVFELIRAKCNKLQGLPNDLTLLTNNLPSGYFRDMQITKALIIPAFEELNDCLQICNYMLQHITCKEGITRDEKYKYIFSVEVVNNQVLEGVPFREAYKNVGLAIEDGNFEAPETINHTHEGSIGNLCTEEVKAEMEKIIASFDFERIEKAVKDLLK
- a CDS encoding M61 family metallopeptidase, whose amino-acid sequence is MNNKLLTAFSFAILSGSVAFAQKPIRYEVSFPNYTHHEAEISLTASELKDGPVQFRMSRSSPGRYATHEFGKNVYNVQAFDANGQKLKLVRIQGDLYEVAEHKGTIKISYTLYGTHADGTYADIDETQAHLNIPASFMWVVGKDANPIEVKFEIPEKLKWKVATQLKPLAEKNTYYAPNFQYFMDSPTELSNHFQRSWEVKNPDGKEQTIKLALHAVANDQEVDRYAGMLKKVVAEQQMVFGEFPDYDFGNYTFIQNVNLFVNGDGMEHRNSTMITEQELFRGKEEDLLSTVSHEYFHQWNVERIRPKTLEPFDFTHANMSNELWFAEGFTNYYGILLLKRSGFYSLDKYAQKLNSCINSVLVMPGAKQYSPVTMSNQAVFVDAGVAIDETNYSNMFVSYYPYGEATALALDLRLRTEFKNLNLDKFMQLVWQKHGKTEIPYVNADIQNLLAQFTGNKVFADDFFNRFIYASEKNNYEQLLGNAGLLLRKAGPGRAWLGNVMFQPIENVGLQIASATQIGSPLYESGLDINDIIIAIDEQLMKTPADLQQLLARHKPGDKITIDFDHRGITKTVSVELKENPRLEVVTYENANKPVTAEMKKLREDWLGSKVKQSN
- a CDS encoding rhodanese-like domain-containing protein codes for the protein MKEITVQDLKKKIDNNEDFQLIDVREEFEYQDANLGGVLIPLGNILLESDKIAKDKDVVVHCRSGKRSAAAIMQLEQQFGFTNLSNLQGGILAWAAEIDPSMKVS
- a CDS encoding DUF6358 family protein, yielding MGKKILLNTFITIMLFVSFLTMIFAFEAKNWLNVGGAAIVFIGLMIIKIMYMRNVHREFKRK
- a CDS encoding DNA-3-methyladenine glycosylase family protein; its protein translation is MSTYTISIPTPPLFSFNECLWFLDRNYDECLHTINGNEVRKALLINGHPLLISAKETEGHLAIDILKGPNNDVTVSLLKEYVADWFDLNNQLDPFYDMLQEHSVLAYMTKDYKGLRLMGIEDMFEAICWCIIGQQINLTFAYKLKRRLVERYGTTIYFEDQRYHLFPHYNVLATALFDELKEMQYSTQKANYIISTAKAFANGEISKERIKSLPGLEEKQKALTNLKGIGIWTANYVLMKTLKEYTCIPHGDIGLLNALANHQIITDRKDIAAINRFFEDFKGWESYLTFYLWRSLAPQTITQ
- a CDS encoding alpha-ketoglutarate-dependent dioxygenase AlkB family protein codes for the protein MQQSLFNTENHPILPFNGEVLLFPQLFTVKESNTYFDNLLKEINWKQEPITIYGREVMQPRLTAWYGDDNKTYSYSGITMHPNKWTDDLFLIKQRVESISGAIFNSALLNQYRDGKDSVGWHRDNEKELGINPVIASVSFGATRTFQFRNYKDKSITRSVELSNGSLLLMSGATQHHWEHQIPKTTRTIGSRINITFRIIV
- a CDS encoding Ada metal-binding domain-containing protein, yielding MITHLSLGTETFAANRKLKQLIDNQVVMLGGNKKLKIYGTLTCASGKRMKTENRVFFSSGQEAIQHGYRPCGHCLNHKFKKWKTDQQL
- a CDS encoding 2OG-Fe(II) oxygenase, with product MNLIAEKNIKERLSHIDWHNVMEQMNEKGFAQLPRVLTADECEELIGNYSNEVMYRKTITMERYRFGLGEYKYFRYPLPALIQTIRETVYPKLAVIANKWMQVLSIEQRYPNTFAEFRQLCHENGQIKPTVLILKYGEGGHNTLHQDLYGDLFFPLQLVLFLNEPGIDYSGGEFVLTQQVPRAQSKAIVLQPGRGDMLLFTTNFRPVKGTHGYYRVNMKHGVSEVYDGKRHTLGIIFHDALS
- a CDS encoding META domain-containing protein, with protein sequence MKKNLFKILACLSVIFIAISCSSSKNATVYNTKWELDEVNGVIIDYLVDPKRDIYLTFDEGKNKFGGSTGCNTIGGNLLVEGNKLILSSMIATKMACKNMRAEQLYLSLLESVDNYKLKGSRLILYQGDKEIASYRRSKEAAPPVAAN